In Glycine max cultivar Williams 82 chromosome 7, Glycine_max_v4.0, whole genome shotgun sequence, a single window of DNA contains:
- the LOC102669898 gene encoding uncharacterized protein, with amino-acid sequence MEILFEKLMMEVLSWLPVKSLVRFTCASKWFQSLISDSSFVKLHLQRSPKSEDFLLICSVDDTLNRFFILSCPAIPLVSDDPLSLIADDHSLGLELNDTYEIAGACNGLRSVCLANERDIHTIVAASLDGVYLHDFYSDGDDEDFISDQCFGVLKDCLSLFLHSRKTKHLAIWQMKEFGNQNSWTLSQSIAIQDLEIDCMPCHDLLPLIMYEELRMAVSS; translated from the exons ATGGAAATTCTGTTTGAGAAACTGATGATGGAAGTTCTTTCATGGCTTCCAGTGAAATCTCTTGTTCGATTCACGTGCGCGAGCAAGTGGTTTCAGTCATTGATCTCCGATTCAAGTTTCGTGAAACTGCACCTTCAAAGATCACCCAAAAGCGAGGACTTTCTATTGATTTGCTCAGTCGACGACACTCTGAATCGTTTCTTCATTCTTTCATGTCCTGCCATTCCTTTAGTATCAGACGACCCACTGTCCCTTATTGCCGATGATCATAGCCTCGGATTGGAGCTGAATGACACGTACGAGATTGCCGGAGCCTGCAATGGCTTAAGGTCTGTTTGTTTGGCGAAC GAACGAGACATACACACAATTGTTGCTGCCTCTCTTGATGGGGTTTACTTACATGATTTTTACTCTGATGGAGATGATGAGGATTTCATCTCCGATCAATGTTTTGGGGTATTGAAGGACTGTTTGAGCCTTTTTCTTCACAGTCGCAAGACAAAACATTTAGCGATATGGCAAATGAAGGAGTTTGGGAATCAAAATTCTTGGACTCTGTCGCAGAGCATTGCTATTCAGGATCTAGAAATTGATTGCATGCCATGTCATGACTTACTGCCATTGATCATGTATGAGGAATTGAGGATGGCGGTGTCCTCATGA
- the LOC106799259 gene encoding pectinesterase inhibitor 10-like: MNCLVIPIVDPIFIFNQLKSEAVSVVCCFLFSNSSYEVNGNDDYNKGSSSSPSPPQATAPKAYPPTTSSAPPPTTTTPPPPAPAPVSKIALASSPPSSSSSFGPTASSPSNSPTDSPPAPVSPSDSPVTSSPVVVSDGPADAPTLQLQICLRGLKGYGEKQSGEEATHFKCRFAYVA, encoded by the exons ATGAATTGTTTGGTTATTCCTATAGTTGAccccattttcatttttaatcaaCTAAAATCTGAAGCTGTTAGTGTTGTTTgctgttttctgttttctaaTTCATCGTACGAGGTTAATGGTAATGATGATTACAATAAGG GCTCCTCTTCGTCGCCGTCCCCACCACAGGCTACCGCGCCCAAAGCCTATCCTCCAACCACCTCCTCCGCTCCCCcacccaccaccaccacccctCCTCCACCCGCTCCCGCTCCCGTTTCAAAAATCGCTCTGGCCTCTTCTCctccttcctcctcctcctcctttggCCCCACCGCTTCCTCTCCTTCAAACTCCCCTACCGATTCTCCTCCCGCCCCCGTGTCTCCCTCCGACTCCCCCGTCACTTCCAGCCCCGTCGTAGTCAGCGACGGACCCGCCGACGCCCCCACACTTCAACTGCAAATCTGCTTACGTGGCCTGAAAGGATATGGAGAGAAGCAATCCGGTGAGGAAGCCACACACTTCAAGTGCAGATTTGCTTACGTGGCCTGA